The genomic interval TGAGAGTTCTCATAGTCATGAGACCATGCTCGCATAGCTTCATTACAAGCACTTTTTAAAGTTTTTGTTCCTGTTTTCACAGCAATTACTTCTGCGCCTAATAATTTCATTTTTATAACATTAGAATTTTGTCTATATATATCTTTTTCTCCCATGTATATTACACATTTTAAATTAAGTAGAGCGCATATCATAGCTGTAGATACACCATGCTGACCAGCACCAGTTTCAGCAATTATTCTAGTTTTTTTCATCTTTTTTGCTAATAATGCTTGGCCAATTACTTGATTTATTTTATGTGCTCCACTATGTAATAAATCTTCTCTTTTTAAATATAATTTAGTATTAGTACCCAAAGTAATATTTTTACATAAAGTTAATGGTGTTGGTCTTCCAGCATAATTTTTTAATAAATAATTAACACTTTTTATAAAATTTTTTTTTTTTATATATTTTATAAAACATTTTTCTAATTTTAACAATGGATTTATTAATATTTGAGGAACATACATTCCTCCAAATTTTCCAAAATATGAATTTAAAATTGTCATTTTAATAATTTTCTTCTAATTATATGATTTTTTATTTTTAAAAATACTTTTATGATTTTATTTTTATCTTTTATTCTTATTTTTTTTTCTAATCCTGAACAAATATCTAATCCATAGCATCCTAAATCTAATGCTAGTTCACAATTTTTATTATTAATTCCGCCAGATAAAAAACTATTTTTTAAATTAATATTTTTTATAAAAGACCAATTAAATGTTTTTCCGCTTCCAGGAACATAATTATCTAATATAATCTTATTTACATTTTTATAATTTATGTTATAAATTCTATTTTTTATACCTATTGCTTTCCATATATTAATATCTTTATTTAAAATTTTTTTTAATTTGTTTATATATGTTTGATCTTCATTACCATGCAATTGTACTGCATGTAAATTAAATTTTTCAGATATATATTTTATCACATACATATTTTCATTTTTAAATACACCAACATATTTCAATGAATTTAAAAAAAAAATTTTATTTGCATCTTTTATATTAACATTTCTATAAGAAGATTTTATAAAAATTACACCTGCATACAAAGCTCCATTTTCAGAAGCATATATTGCATCTTTTTTTCTAGTAATTCCACATACTTTATGATTGCCAAAAATAATTTTTTTAACACCTAAACTTATATTTCTTTTTGACATTATAGCAGATCCTATTAAAAATCCATTTACATATTTTTTAAGATCGTTAACAATAAAGTTATTTAATATTCCTGATTCACTAATTATAATTCTATTTTTTGGTATTAAGACAGATAAATTTTTTGTATTATTTATATCTATACAAAAATTTTTTAAATTTCTATTATTTATACCAAAAATTTGTGTTTTTAAATATATTGCTCTATTTAATTCTTCTTTGTTATTTATTTCAGTTAAAATATCTAAATTCATAGTTTTTGCAATATTAGAAAATTTTATGTACTGTTCATCTTGCAATATAGATAACATTAATAAAATAGCATCAGCTCCTAAAAATCTAGATAAATAAATTTGATAACTATCTATAAAAAAATCTTTACACAAAATTGGTAGTTGTGTATTTTTTCTAACAAACTTTAAGTATTTTAAATTACCATCAAAATATTTTTCTTCCGTAATTACTGATATTGCAGATGCATATTTATTATAGCATTTTACTATTTTTTCAATATTAAAATTTTTACATATTTTTCCTAAAGACGGAGAAGATTTTTTAATTTCTAAAATATAAGAAATGTTTTTTTTTTTAAAAGAATTTTTAAAACTAACATTAGTTTTTTTTATTAAATGTTTAAACGTACTTATTGGATTAATTTTTTTCATATTATTAACCCAATTTTTTTTATAATTTAAAATATCTTTTAAAATTTTTCTTTTCATATTTTATTTCCATTAGATATTTTTTGCATAAATTTATAAACTTCTCCTTGTTTAATTAATTTAAGTATATATTTCGCATTATCTTTTAAATTTTCTTTTCCAAAAGTTTTTAAAAGTATTGATACATTTGCAGATATAGTTTCTAAATATATATCTTCTCCTTTTCCTTTTATTATATTTTTTATAAAATTTTCATCTTTATAAAAACTTTTTTTACAATATGTTTTAAATCCAAAGTCTTCAGGATATAATTTATATGCTATAATTTTATTATTTTTTAATTCATTTATATACGTAGATCCATGTAAAGTAACTTCATCATAATTCTGACTATGTAATATTATAACTCTTTTATATTTTAGAATTTTACAAATTTTAGCTATTATTGGTACTAATTTTAAGTTATAAACTCCTATAACAGATAATGGGGGTCTAGATGGATTTAATAAAGGACCTATTAAGTTAAAAATTGTTCTTATTTTTAACTTTTTTCTTATATTTTTTATATGACTAAATCCATCATAATACAATGGAGCTAATAAAAAACATATATTAAATTTATCTAAATTTTTTCTAGATGTTTTAGAAGAAACATTAATTTCTATATTATTTTTTTTTAAAAAATCTGCAGATCCTAATTTACTAGTTATATTATAATTACAATGTTTAGCTATTTTAAAACCGGCAGCAGCAGCAGTTATAGCACTAATTGTTGAAATATTTATATCATTTTGATAATCTCCTCCAGTTCCTGTGATATCCGAAAATAAATAACTAGGTTTTTTAAAAAATTTTTTTTTTTTTAAAAAACTTTTAACAGCTCCTAAAATTTCATATATATTTTCTTTTTTAGATTTTATTAAAACTATAGCAGAAATTATTTCAACGTCGTTTATTTCTTTATAATATATTTTTTTAAATAATTTATAACTTTCTGAAAAATTTAAATTCTCTGATTTATATAACTTTCTAAATATTTTTTTCATATTTTTTATTAATATATTTTTATTTTTAATAAATTTAGTTTATACACAATTTTTATATAAAAAATTTTATTTTAAATATTAATATACTTATTAATAATTAATTTATTAAAAAGTATTTTTTAAAAGTAAAAATAATATAATTTTTTTAATTATTAAAAAAATAAAATTTTTTGTATAAATAATATAACTAATAATATATAAATTTTATTTTTTTATAAACGAAAACATTAATTTAAAAAAAATTATAAAATTTTAAAAAATTATTCTTTTTATACTATTGTTATTTCCTGTTATCATAGTATTTGAGCTATTCTTTATATTATGATCATTTAATATTTTATTCGTTAAACCCCCTGATTCTATTACTTGTAATTCTCCAGATAGAAAATTAAAAATATTTTCTTTTTCTATTATTGAACAATCTAATCTACCTGACGCTACATATGCAAAATCTAAAATATATGATCCTGTTATTCTAATAGAAACATTTTTTTTTAATAGTTTATTTATAATTTTTACATATTTTTCTTTTATAAGATTATTTTTAATTGGAATGTGAACAGACAAAGTGATATCATTATTTATTTTATTATTACATCTCATTCTATATCCATTTAATTTTGAACCTTCTCCTTTTACAGATGTAAATAATTCATTTCTTAGTGGATCATATATTACAGACATAAAAATTTTTTTATTCACAAAATTTGATATTAAAATACAAAAATGAGGAAATTTGTTATTAAAATTTAAATATCCATCTAAAGAATTTATAAACCAACAAACTTTTGAAGTTTTTAAATTATAATTTATATTTCTATTAGTTATATAAATATGATTAGGATAATATTTATATATTTCATTAATTATTATATTTTCAGATTTTTTAATAATTTCGTTAAAAAAAAAATTATTTTTGTCAATTTGTTTTTCAAAAAAAAAATTAGAATCATAGTATTTTATTATAAAATTTCCAGCTTTTCTAATAGCAGAAGTAGCAATATTTATCATAGGATTCATAATTATAATGACCTTATATGTTATAAAAAAATATAAATAAAAAAAATATAGAAAATATATATTTTATAACAAAAAATAATATAAAAAAATTGAATAATATTATATATTTATATGCTTTATAAAATATAATTTGAATAAAATTTTTAAAAAATATATTTTATGTTAAGAATATAAATATATATTAAAATATAAAAATAATTTAATAAAAAATTAAAATAAATTGCATTATTATTTTATTAATATTTTTCAATATAAATATTAATATCTAATATCTTACAAAATTATAAAAGTATTATGAAAAAAAATATAAAATCTATAAAAGGTATGAATGATTATATAGGTAATGAACTATTATTATACAATAATATAGTTAAAATTTGTAAAAAAATATTAAAAAAACATTGTTATGAAGAAATAAAAACACCTGTTTTAGAACATACTGAATTATTTAAAATTTCTATAGGAAATAACACTGATATAATAGAAAAAGAAACATATTCTTTTATTGATAGAAGTAAAAAAAATGTAACTTTAAGACCAGAGGGAACATCTGGTTGCATAAGATCTATTATAGAACATAATTTACTGTATAAAAAAAAAATACAAAAATTGTGGTATTTAGGTTCTATGTTTAGACATGAAAACACTCAAAAAGGAAGATATAGAGAATTTAATCAATTTGGTATAGAAATTGTAGGAATAAATAATATATATATTGAATTAGAAACAATTTTAATAACTAAAAAAATATGGGAAAATTTAGGAATATTAAATTGTTTAAATTTAGAGATTAATTCTATAGGTTCTATATTTGAAAGAAAAACATATATAAAAAAATTTAAATATTTTTTAAATGATAAAAAAAAAACTATTGAAAAATATTATAATAAAAATTATAAAAAAAATCCATTCAGATTATTTGACAGCAAAAATATTAATATAAAAAAAATTTTAAAAGACGCTCCATTATTATATAATAGTTTAAATGAAAAAACATTATTAAGATTTAAAAATTTATGTAACATTTTAAAAAAATTTAATATAAAATATAAAATAAATAAACAATTAGTAAGAGGATTAAATTATTATAATGATACAGTATTTGAATGGAAAAATAAAAAATTAAACACGCAACATACAATATGTGCCGGGGGGCGTTATGATAAGTTATCATATTTATTAAACAAAAGAAATATTTTTGCATTTGGATGTGCAATAGGAATAGATAGATTAATGTTATTAAAAAAATATTTTAAAAAAAATATTTTAAAAAAAAATACAATTGATATAGAAATAATACCTTTAGAAAAAAAAATGTTATTAAAAGCAATAAAAATATCAGAAAAAATAAGAAAAAAATTTCCAAAATTAAGTATTATGACAAATTTTTCTAATGAAAGATTAAAAAAAAAATTGAAAAAATCAAATATTAATAAAGTAAAATTTATAATATTAATAGGAAAAGAAGAAATAAAAAATAAATATTATACTTTAAAAAATTTAACAAAAAA from Buchnera aphidicola (Astegopteryx bambusae) carries:
- a CDS encoding inositol monophosphatase family protein is translated as MNPMINIATSAIRKAGNFIIKYYDSNFFFEKQIDKNNFFFNEIIKKSENIIINEIYKYYPNHIYITNRNINYNLKTSKVCWFINSLDGYLNFNNKFPHFCILISNFVNKKIFMSVIYDPLRNELFTSVKGEGSKLNGYRMRCNNKINNDITLSVHIPIKNNLIKEKYVKIINKLLKKNVSIRITGSYILDFAYVASGRLDCSIIEKENIFNFLSGELQVIESGGLTNKILNDHNIKNSSNTMITGNNNSIKRIIF
- the hisS gene encoding histidine--tRNA ligase; this encodes MKKNIKSIKGMNDYIGNELLLYNNIVKICKKILKKHCYEEIKTPVLEHTELFKISIGNNTDIIEKETYSFIDRSKKNVTLRPEGTSGCIRSIIEHNLLYKKKIQKLWYLGSMFRHENTQKGRYREFNQFGIEIVGINNIYIELETILITKKIWENLGILNCLNLEINSIGSIFERKTYIKKFKYFLNDKKKTIEKYYNKNYKKNPFRLFDSKNINIKKILKDAPLLYNSLNEKTLLRFKNLCNILKKFNIKYKINKQLVRGLNYYNDTVFEWKNKKLNTQHTICAGGRYDKLSYLLNKRNIFAFGCAIGIDRLMLLKKYFKKNILKKNTIDIEIIPLEKKMLLKAIKISEKIRKKFPKLSIMTNFSNERLKKKLKKSNINKVKFIILIGKEEIKNKYYTLKNLTKNSQYKYSYKNLIDKINHLFKNNK
- the trpD gene encoding anthranilate phosphoribosyltransferase; the encoded protein is MKKIFRKLYKSENLNFSESYKLFKKIYYKEINDVEIISAIVLIKSKKENIYEILGAVKSFLKKKKFFKKPSYLFSDITGTGGDYQNDINISTISAITAAAAGFKIAKHCNYNITSKLGSADFLKKNNIEINVSSKTSRKNLDKFNICFLLAPLYYDGFSHIKNIRKKLKIRTIFNLIGPLLNPSRPPLSVIGVYNLKLVPIIAKICKILKYKRVIILHSQNYDEVTLHGSTYINELKNNKIIAYKLYPEDFGFKTYCKKSFYKDENFIKNIIKGKGEDIYLETISANVSILLKTFGKENLKDNAKYILKLIKQGEVYKFMQKISNGNKI
- the trpCF gene encoding bifunctional indole-3-glycerol-phosphate synthase TrpC/phosphoribosylanthranilate isomerase TrpF, yielding MKRKILKDILNYKKNWVNNMKKINPISTFKHLIKKTNVSFKNSFKKKNISYILEIKKSSPSLGKICKNFNIEKIVKCYNKYASAISVITEEKYFDGNLKYLKFVRKNTQLPILCKDFFIDSYQIYLSRFLGADAILLMLSILQDEQYIKFSNIAKTMNLDILTEINNKEELNRAIYLKTQIFGINNRNLKNFCIDINNTKNLSVLIPKNRIIISESGILNNFIVNDLKKYVNGFLIGSAIMSKRNISLGVKKIIFGNHKVCGITRKKDAIYASENGALYAGVIFIKSSYRNVNIKDANKIFFLNSLKYVGVFKNENMYVIKYISEKFNLHAVQLHGNEDQTYINKLKKILNKDINIWKAIGIKNRIYNINYKNVNKIILDNYVPGSGKTFNWSFIKNINLKNSFLSGGINNKNCELALDLGCYGLDICSGLEKKIRIKDKNKIIKVFLKIKNHIIRRKLLK